The Anomaloglossus baeobatrachus isolate aAnoBae1 chromosome 7, aAnoBae1.hap1, whole genome shotgun sequence sequence ttactatacctagacaccacttctaggcctatagctgccgccgttctcaagttaatggcggtggaaaggatatgggtggacacactgtatagtgtatACAAAGcaccatactgtacacacacatctacactatatacatatagtatatacagatgtAATACGGGCTGAATtgtgcacctgtatatacagtatgctgCTGTGTATGAGCcagaagacagacacacacagattaaACTCCACAGCCGCAGGTGGCTCTGATGTTGAAGACAAAAGGTTCAGATGGAGTCCTGGTGCTCGGTGGTGATCAGAGGATCCTCTCCTCGCGGCGACATCTTTCGTCTTCCGGGATGGTCCCGTTTGTACTGCACATAGCAGCCTCTTTAGCGCATGCACATTACAAACTTCACAATAATGAACAGAGGGTGGTTTGTCAGTGtcagacgtcactgatgatgtcacacatGGCTGTCCCCCTCTTCAGCACCCATACCTAAGTAGCTGTGGCTATGGCTGGGGCACcgaggcttaataaagctaagcacCATATTTTTTGACCTATAAGGgtgttttcacacatccggtatttcgCCGGTTTgagggatccgtcacactccactccagtacagtacaatacagtacaatggcattgcggcaagcatCGGTCACAAGCtgtcatgtgaccgaagcatgtgatcggagcttgccgcgatgccattgtactatatTGCACTGTATTGGAGTGTGACGAaaccggcaaaatgccggatgtgtgaaagcaccctaagatgCTCtttaccataagatgcaccccaggTTTACAgagcagaaatagaaaaaaaacatcttTCCTATTAAAACTTCCCTGGCGGTGTAAAGGGGATCTGTCATTATTACTAGTTTTAATGTATTAGGgtaggctgtgggctggtatttttaggctgggaagggcccaataactgtGAACCTTCACATCCTGATAATACCACCCCACTGCTGttttctttatctgtgctggttctcAACAATAGAAGGGAACTCAcgtagttttatttatttattaggtttaaccaggtaaaacaccctttagtgccacataaaaggcactatagggtacaagtgtataatatgtagggggggacattatatagctgcaggatatcGATCTTATCTTTCTATTTTATCTTTTCTATCATCTGTCATTTAGATTTCATTGCTTTATTATTTCTTCCCCCTGGAAGACGCTGTCACGAAATGCGCGTGGCGTCCTATCCTGACTACCCTGGACTGTCTATGATATAGTGGTTAGTATAAAGATTTATTGGTGTGATCCACTTGGATTTATTTTTGCACTTTGTATCTGCATTAATGTCGCCACTTTAATACTGCACGCCGCCACATTATTATCTATAGATCACACAGTACATTCATGTTATGACCACATTATTTTGTATTTGTCCTTTGGCCATGAATAAAAATGAATATGTTTTATTTATTCATCTGTTCTTTTTAAGCCATAGTGATTAGTGGACAATTGTATCTACGCAAGGTGAGATAGGAGCGCACCAATAGTCTAGAACGTACAAAACCAATGAAAAAGAGAGGGTGCTACCTGGTGCGGTGGAATGGAGGAGCACAACAGGGAAGAAGAAAAGCAACCGCACATGTGTCAGATGCACACCAAGATGTAGAATAAAAAAttgcctttattgtataccaatgttaaaaacatttaaaaaaaccaATTGAACAAGCCACCAGAGGTGGAGGCAAGAATACCCTGGGCAGGGAAAATCACAATAACAGTAATAGTCACATACATGAAAGCGACAATCAAAAAGAAAGTTATTGCTGTGGGGAAAAATGTGCCAATATATAATgctaaatgcctgacaatattcaaGACAACCAGGGGTATAGGAGTAACCCTTATATGCAGTATTAAGGGGAGCGGAATTGAATATAATAATTCAAGCAACAAGGTCACAGAGGCATAAATTACATAAATGATGAAAAGATGCAATAGTCCAATATATTCATCGTAAATACATCAAAGAGAATATTAGCCTGAATAAGAAGTTCCCATATCAAGTAACCTCGTTCAGCTCCCTAGACCTGTATGTACGGGTACAGTACATGTGACCTATATATGTATTGAGGAATAGTACTGACCACGAACTGCACTAAAGTCCAGTTAGGAAATACAATACCCCAAGTGGCCCAAGtggcacttgccctgaggaagccgctttggcggcgacacgcgtcggcctgCCTGCCCTGGGCATCCCCTTGTGCCATCCTGCGCCTTTTCCACTTACCACTTGGGGTATTGTATTTCCTAACTGGACTTTAGTGCAGTTCGTGGTCAGTACTATTCCTCAATACATATATAGGTCACATGTACTGTACCCGTACATACAGGTCTAGGGAGCTGAACGAGGTTACTTGATATGGGAACTTCTTATTCAGGCTAATATTCTCTTTGATGTATTTACGATGAATATATTGGACTATTGCATCTTTTCATCATTTATGTAATTTATGCCTCTGTGACCTTGTTGCTTGAATTATTATATTCAATTCCGCTCCCCTTAATACTGCATATAAGGGTTACTCCTATACCCCTGGTTGTCttgaatattgtcaggcatttagcATTATATATTGGCACATTTTTCCCCACAGCAATAACTTTCTTTTTGATTGTCGCTTTCATGTATGTGACTATTACTGTTATTGTGATTTTCCCTGCCCAGGGTATTCTTGCCTCCACCTCTGGTGGCTTGTTCAATtggtttttttaaatgtttttaacattggtatacaataaaggcaaTTTTTTATTCTACATCTTGGTGTGCATCTGACACATGTGCGGTTGCTTTTCTTCTTCCCTGTTGGACAATTGTATCTACGACTGTTTACATCTAGATTTGCTCTTATTTATGTATTATACTGTGTGATTTGTGTAGTCCTAAGTTTTCAGTAAATTTTTTTCTTTCTCCGTGTCAAATTTTATTGATTTTGaatattttaattaataaaatgtataatttgtTTATTAATtgtttctcttcctttttcttGGTTGTGAATTCTACTTTGTGCCTTACATAGTGGCCTAGAAGTATTTAATTGTTTCAACTAGTAAAATGTGCATAGAGTATTCTGATGATAAATGCATTGTATACACACGTCATACACATAATAGGCGAGAAAACAATCACACACTCGCATAGCGCTGGTATGACATATGGAATAACAGACACATGACCCTCGTCCCACTATTCAGGATATCGGAGCCATTATTTATACTATAGTGGAAGTGAAACCTGAGGTAAATACCAAAGATGGAAGCAGCTGCTCCATGTTTAGTGGTTGAGCCCCGATTGTGACATCACCCATGTGTAGCCACGCCCCCCGTGATGTCACAGTTGGATTCCAATTGTGATGTCACggaatgtgtgtgtataatgagtGATGTTACAGATTGAGGCATTGTCTGGAGAGACTCATTGTGCTAACTACACGATTAGTGATTTTCCTCCATACTAAAATGCTTTTTAAGCTACTTCTATTTCTGATTTTGCTATTAGCGCCTGTGACAGGTGCTCCCATCGGAAACCGCAACCAGCGGTCTATACCGGAGAACAGGATCCAGGGAGGTGAGTGCATTACCAGATATACACTGACTATGGGGGAAAGAGGAAtcgccattttaatttttatttcataaatcagtaatacacatggaaataagcgactttgtaatatttcttatcagagaaaatctgcttctttctgatTTTTCACTCTAAATTCAcctgtaaaatctgtcttcagtgaatacaaatttcccattcctgagataggagatgacagttggtgctttttatattctatggaggaggaggagcGAGTGGCcgacagatattctgctgcaagttctcctgaccgTAAGGTACAGATCTCCATAGAAGGTTATGAGAACCAACTGTCatccctatctcagtaatgggagatTTGtagtcactgaagacagatttcacctcagaattgagcaatttgagaatgaaagatcagagaAGAAATAAGCAGAAGATATTGCACAGTTTATCTGGTGAGGGGTTATCTGATCACTTctgttctttctttttctctttcaggGGATAACATCGTCCTTCCCGATATTTCTCGGGATCTGCTCATTAGCATTGCTATAGGTGCTGCTATTGTCTTTGTCATTGTGATAACGGCTGCTGCCATCTCTACCCTCATCTATAGGTAAGTATAGGAAGGAATGATTTATGGGCCACACTGGAGTCTGGAGGAGAAATGTCTCATCTTCAGGTCACTCCAGTATTGGGGACATTTATGTGTAGACTAGAAAACCAtgtgcaggaccctggtccagagGCCATGTCAGTGCCTGAGGCCCCCGGAGCAGAGCGCTGGGGACTTCCTGCTCCCTGTCTGTATCCGGTGCTTCTTCCCCAATACCAGGACATGTGCCGCACTTCCACAGAGGACATTGTGGCTCTTCCCAATCAGAAGAGGCCTCTGGACCTGGCCCCGCTCCAGGGCAGACTTCTAGGGTCTCTCCAAACTGGAGCCCGGGGACTAATGGGGCAGATTATTGAAATGACAGAATGGTGATAATTCTCCTGATAGAACATGTCATGTAACACGTGTTATTACCCTGTGCAGAAATTTACAatatgacttcaatgttaccatttTACAGACTTCGGAAAAACAACAAATCCAGAAGAGATGAGGAAGTTATAGAATACTACTACGACTACTTTTACAGTCAGTGGTTTCCCTACAAAAAGCAAGAGAGCAGCAGCAAACCAAAAGGTAAATACATCTGACATTGTATCACGGCCGGGGAAGGGCTTCTCAGGGGGCTCAGGATCCGAGCTCCCTCCACACACGGCAGGTACAGCTATATACTCTATAGTTGGCATTCGGGGGGCTCCGGAGTCGAGCTCCCTCCACACACGGCAGGTACAGCTATATACTCTATAGttggtgtcgcgggcagaggaggggatgccgcgctctccctactgctgctcgggtccggctgccgcggctgctgcggcctgccactgctcggtggctcgagcgatgggccagatcccgaggacttgagcggcgctcctcgcccgtgagtgaaagggggtttttgggtgtggtgaTTGTTTATtgaccgtgatgccacccacggttgtggtgatttgttggcaccaccgctgctctgtatgggaatcccgggaaggatggtatggagcagccagttgttgtgttgcccctccgtgggtaggggttggtgatcccggggcccaatgatgaggtgggagatgcagggcttggtgggcgcagggacgcgggggcagcgctgtgccttgcggcactgtggtactcactcagcctgagacgatgacacagttctcagtaaaacacacggctggaaagacggttcccacggacagctgcacttgctttccccagtaggtgacggtgatggtccctctgtcctgcacctatgttgatgatggtttcgatgggttcccaccggtaacccgctccccggcttggatatgggccggaggagccctactttgcccgcaggcgctggccctgagaaactggtgccctggcggtggcggtgtctctcctcaatggttggactgttgccttcaatcgggacttagttgtttggagacagacgtccccttcactgacggatttggcaaatttacggcgactcctagccttgccggggtccgagaggcccctgccctggtgctgactgttcttcgtatactgctccagaccgccgggccactacccgtccgcggtccttccagcaacctccgagcagcccccCTCTAGactgtcaccgccatctgctgaccttgctggcactgtcctggcacacagccggaccaacttcaggctttactactctcacttttactccttttctgttacttcagccttcctccttagctccactactacctccttctacttcactcccctaaactgcacttatctgttctttccacttctccctccaaactctaactgcctggttttcccgcctccagggctgtgaactcctcggtgggcggagccaaccgcctggcccaccccctggtgtgaacatcagcccctggaggaaggcaacaaggattttggtagccttggtgttcctaactggggtgtagggtgtggtggtgtgatgacctgtgacccctggcttgcccagggcgtcacattggcattCGGGGGGCTCCGGAGTCGAGCTCCCTCCACACGTGACAGGTACCGGCTATACTCTATAGCTGGCATTCGGGGGGCTCAGGATCCGAGTTCCCTCCACACACGACAGGTACTGGCTATACTCTATAACTGGCATTTGGGGGGCTCAGGAGTCGAGCTCCCTCCACACATGTGGCAGGTACCGGCTATACTCTATAGCTGGCATTCGGGGGGCTCAGGAGTCGAGCTCCCTCCACACATGTGGCAGGTACCGGCTATACTCTATAGCTGGCATTCGGGGGGCTCAGGAGCCGAGCTCCCTCCACACGCAGCAGGTACAGTTATACTCTATAGCTGGAATTTGGGGGGCTCAGGAGCAGAGCTCCCTCCACATGTGGCAGGTACCGGCTATACTCTATAGCTGACATTCGGGGGGCTCAGGAGCCGAGCTCCCTCCACACGCAGCAGGTACCAGCTAAACTCTATAGGCTgggtgcttctctgtgcgggctggTGGCCAGCTGACTGCATCTCTGTatgggaagctgtggtggctgtgctggcagcgaaaGCTGTTGTgtgaggtgtcccagatgctctagcttcaaatgatggcgcccggagtcagcgcatgtgcagatggagctatcAGCTGAGAGATTCATCTGCTAATGTGTTGCTCTGGGCGCCATTCTTTGAATCTTGGACcatcgacagagcatctgggacaaccGCTGCACCGGCCTGcgtcacacagccaccgcagcttccactgccagcacagacccactgcttccagcacagacccaccactgccagtacagaccccaccagcactgcccctgcctcccttGACTCCACTCCAGCACCGCTACCACCAcctctctggtaagacaacaccggagtataaaacggaccccttttttttttttttttttttttttttaaccatttttttatctctaaatttggggtgtgtcttataaaacgaaaaatatgataATAGAAAAACAACATTTTAGGAAAACAAATGATTTCCAAATCCAAATCCCGGCAGTGAATGAAACTGAGACATAAAGGAAATGGTCTACAAGAAACACAGaagctttttattttattaatttttatttaaatattctGTGTTACAGGAGAACATGAGGAGAACATAAAGCTTATTGCTGATTATGTTCCTAATGGACCCAAGACGGAAAATGGAGACATCCTCGAAGAAACCAAGATTTCTGTGCCTGGCCCCCCTGATGTAATAATCGGCATGCCAGATGAGGATGTTGTCACTGCCTCTGGCCCCCCTGAAGTAATAATCGGCATGCCAGATGAGGACGTGGTCACCGCCTCTGGCCCCCCTGAAGTAATCAGCACGCCAGATGAGGACGTGGTCACCGCCTCTGGCCCCCCTGATGTAATAATCGGCATGCCAGATGAGGATGTTGTCACTGCCTCTGGCCCCCCTGAAGTAATCGGCATGCCAGATGAGGACGTGGTCACCGCCTCTGGCCCCCCTGAAGTAATCAGCATGCCAGGTGAGGACGTGGTCACCGCCTCTGGCCCCCCTGATGTAATAATCGGCATGCCAGGTGAGGACGTGGTCACCGCCTCTGACAGTAAGTTTATTTTATCTTCACTTTGAGCaatttctttcagcatttttttcagcaCTGGGATGGCGCTTTTAATGTAAGTCCCTGCCCCATTCTTATACTCCCCCTCCGGCGGCTTTATCCTTTTTTGTCGCCGCTCAGAAATTATGCAATTCCGAGAGCcacaacaaggctctcatagacttacattgagttgtgaTATCCAGTGcgctccatgaaatactggagctaCCGATCGGAGAGCCACCGGAAAAAGAAGAAGATGGCGGCAGGTGGGTATAAGACAGAGGGCGGGAGACTTACAGTTAAAGCCCCACCCCAacggagagaaaaaaaaggggtgcCTCAATCAGTTTCTTAATATTTTCTGGGTCTCCGCCCTAGGCCAGTAATGAAGTATATTCGTTGTCCATTAAATTAACAGCTAATCTTATAAACAATGGACCTAATTGGCGCCTATTACTTctctgttttttggtgtttttccagtTTTGTTGCCTAATTTTCATTTTGTTTTTCATCTTTTGTAAAGTCTACTTGATATGTGTTTGCCTGGGTTTTATGTTCACCATTAGGGGCAGGGTTTGTGGTTTCTAGATATTTTATCTGATCCATCAATTATCTATTATGTACCCCAGTTCCCCGGAGACATTTTATGTTTGCCTGAAATTGTGGCGCAAAATTTGCATCATTTTGTAAAGCGTGCTAAGAATGGCAAACCAAGTCACAGGCCAAATAAAAggactttttgtttgtttttcacaaAATCTATGAACCACCTGCGCCATTTT is a genomic window containing:
- the LOC142246698 gene encoding uncharacterized protein LOC142246698, whose translation is MKEIPSPVTGAPIGNRNQRSIPENRIQGGDNIVLPDISRDLLISIAIGAAIVFVIVITAAAISTLIYRLRKNNKSRRDEEVIEYYYDYFYSQWFPYKKQESSSKPKGEHEENIKLIADYVPNGPKTENGDILEETKISVPGPPDVIIGMPDEDVVTASGPPEVIIGMPDEDVVTASGPPEVISTPDEDVVTASGPPDVIIGMPDEDVVTASGPPEVIGMPDEDVVTASGPPEVISMPGEDVVTASGPPDVIIGMPGEDVVTASDKHQEDIGNIPPPPPLPSYKTLFGQGTDMIGSEGSMSDDKKDRDLQPRHTQERPEHHQEYLSGDWALPPVMGGCDWVTSADGEHEDKIQILTDDAPHGPETDNREILEETKIPV